The Deltaproteobacteria bacterium genome includes a window with the following:
- a CDS encoding tail fiber domain-containing protein, with amino-acid sequence MRRPKGFSLAGVIVATGIGAIIIGFISEMIIFQYKDQKYLSQKMEITDFTNTLLSTFAKPSNCSCQFQNNVTNPNLANFAALHFDSTNTTGSEIIAVTNLYSGCSGGLSSPLLLASNNQPLYGARDLIVDTVKLINLKPSGGGANPRDWQGQWQIQFKVGPGSLSKPSPPVLVTQKFTIDDTNPSIALISSCNGISTGTGTTNYLAKWSGISGMLMDSGIFEEPALKRVGIGTVAPEDALEVVEGAGRGITATRYGQVGPRGGAVQVRGSRGTQAAPTAVQAGDYLGWFYGSGYNGVGFTNHAAPTSMAIQSTETWDATSNGGKLVFKTIPNGATASIDRMVINESGNVGIGTATPSEKFEVDGNIRVNASGANGIIIQALAAFPNDPGDLQWKDFNGTLRARIHSNNQPQADLYFYVNGTDRMIIDNAGKVGIGTTAPRTELDLNAGTISGGFPGTHGGTTAPVCYDGTTGVMDACVSLKKFKKNIQPLDIGLEEILRLQPVAYELKSNGYKEIGFIAEEAIRIDERFAQKSSLGKIVGVKYSQMVALLAKGIQQLHSVDNVLKKRIEELELESKALKTEMKTLKDYVCTKDPAASMCAVNLNN; translated from the coding sequence AATCGGAGCCATCATTATTGGGTTTATTTCGGAAATGATCATTTTCCAGTACAAGGATCAAAAATATTTATCCCAAAAAATGGAGATTACTGATTTTACCAATACTCTCCTTTCTACATTTGCCAAACCTTCAAATTGCAGTTGCCAATTTCAAAACAATGTAACCAATCCAAATTTAGCCAATTTTGCAGCTCTTCATTTTGATAGTACAAACACGACGGGAAGTGAAATCATTGCTGTTACAAATCTTTACTCTGGTTGCTCTGGTGGATTGAGCTCTCCATTGCTTTTGGCTAGTAATAATCAACCTCTCTATGGAGCTAGAGATTTGATTGTAGACACCGTTAAATTGATAAATTTAAAGCCCAGTGGAGGAGGAGCCAATCCCAGAGACTGGCAGGGGCAATGGCAAATTCAATTTAAAGTAGGCCCGGGCTCTTTGAGTAAACCTAGTCCGCCTGTTCTTGTGACTCAAAAATTTACCATAGATGACACCAATCCCTCGATTGCATTGATAAGCTCTTGTAATGGGATTTCAACGGGGACAGGAACCACGAATTATTTAGCAAAATGGAGTGGAATTTCAGGGATGTTGATGGACTCGGGTATTTTTGAGGAACCAGCCTTGAAAAGAGTCGGCATTGGTACCGTAGCCCCAGAAGATGCTCTGGAAGTTGTGGAAGGAGCAGGAAGAGGGATAACGGCTACGAGATATGGGCAGGTTGGTCCTAGGGGAGGAGCCGTACAAGTCAGAGGTTCTCGCGGGACACAAGCAGCACCCACAGCCGTTCAAGCCGGAGACTATCTGGGCTGGTTTTATGGAAGTGGGTACAATGGTGTTGGATTTACAAACCACGCAGCGCCAACCAGTATGGCCATTCAATCCACTGAAACTTGGGATGCCACAAGCAATGGAGGAAAACTCGTATTTAAAACGATACCCAACGGGGCCACAGCTTCAATAGATCGAATGGTCATCAATGAGTCAGGTAACGTCGGTATTGGGACGGCGACGCCATCAGAAAAGTTTGAAGTCGATGGTAACATTCGCGTGAATGCTTCTGGCGCAAATGGTATTATTATCCAAGCGCTGGCAGCCTTCCCGAATGATCCCGGCGACCTGCAATGGAAAGATTTTAACGGAACGCTTCGAGCAAGGATTCACTCTAACAATCAACCACAAGCCGACCTTTACTTTTATGTGAATGGCACTGATCGGATGATAATTGATAATGCCGGAAAAGTCGGAATTGGGACTACCGCTCCACGAACAGAACTTGACTTAAATGCGGGGACGATAAGTGGCGGTTTCCCTGGAACTCACGGAGGCACAACGGCTCCGGTCTGTTATGACGGAACAACTGGAGTCATGGACGCTTGTGTTTCCCTTAAAAAATTTAAGAAAAACATTCAACCTCTTGATATCGGATTGGAAGAAATCCTTCGTTTGCAACCCGTAGCTTATGAATTGAAATCGAATGGATATAAGGAAATTGGTTTTATTGCTGAAGAGGCAATCAGAATCGATGAACGTTTTGCTCAGAAATCTAGTCTTGGAAAAATTGTGGGCGTTAAATACTCGCAAATGGTGGCTCTCCTAGCAAAAGGAATTCAACAGCTTCATTCAGTTGATAATGTCTTGAAAAAAAGAATTGAAGAGCTTGAATTAGAATCCAAAGCGCTGAAAACCGAAATGAAAACCCTGAAGGATTATGTATGCACGAAAGACCCTGCTGCTAGTATGTGTGCAGTTAATTTGAATAATTAA